One region of Bacteroidota bacterium genomic DNA includes:
- a CDS encoding BamA/TamA family outer membrane protein, which yields MKRILLFIALNSFLFASDSSAQKDSVTPALPAGRLPFAIADEKKLSDEDLASKKEGPYITGVPDLSSDPLNGLGAGVEAQLFFNGKHTDPFFAYTPYRAVVNLIVFYTTRSQREIRLETEIPYLFNTKWRFHGELGYEVDPNWLYFGITEESLKPLSYFPNGDTTQSLVNNASYTAYENSLSGEKNFYNTYQKEEAILNLIMERSFLEGKARLLFGYELSYSNYTSPLNENSLLHRHALAGKILGYGRNTVPLLQAGLIYDTRDLETDPSNGIFAEYMNEVSLKALGSDFDFYKTFLHFNYYHKILQKIFRKCVFATTTGIGYTIGNAPFFEFQDEESSEKTIEGLGGSETLRGFKQSRFVAPVMEFTNVEFRTRFWQLDKLKQHFSFSAVPFFDVGGVWNSLDRISHTENFRFSEGLGLRIGWNENTTLRFDFAVSKEDKQFFFALVQPF from the coding sequence ATGAAAAGAATCCTTCTGTTTATTGCATTGAATAGTTTCCTGTTCGCATCGGACTCTTCCGCGCAAAAAGATTCCGTTACACCTGCCTTGCCGGCAGGCAGGCTTCCTTTCGCCATTGCCGATGAAAAAAAATTATCGGACGAAGACCTTGCCAGCAAAAAAGAAGGACCCTACATCACAGGCGTTCCCGATTTAAGTTCCGACCCGCTCAATGGTTTGGGCGCGGGAGTGGAAGCGCAATTATTTTTTAACGGCAAACACACCGATCCTTTTTTCGCTTACACGCCTTACCGCGCAGTGGTTAATCTCATCGTATTTTACACCACTCGTTCGCAGCGCGAAATAAGATTGGAGACGGAAATTCCATATCTCTTCAATACGAAATGGAGATTTCACGGTGAGTTGGGTTATGAAGTGGACCCGAACTGGCTTTACTTCGGAATTACGGAAGAATCGCTCAAGCCGCTGAGTTATTTTCCGAATGGCGACACCACACAATCGCTGGTGAACAATGCTTCCTACACCGCGTATGAAAATTCTCTTTCGGGAGAAAAAAATTTTTACAACACCTATCAGAAAGAAGAAGCCATTCTGAATTTGATTATGGAAAGAAGTTTCCTCGAGGGAAAAGCGCGGCTCCTCTTCGGTTATGAACTTTCGTATTCTAATTATACAAGTCCGCTGAATGAAAATTCATTGCTGCACCGTCATGCGCTTGCAGGAAAAATTCTGGGCTACGGAAGAAACACCGTTCCGCTGCTGCAGGCGGGATTGATTTACGACACGCGCGATTTGGAAACCGACCCCTCCAACGGAATTTTTGCAGAGTATATGAATGAGGTCTCGTTGAAAGCGCTCGGTTCTGACTTCGATTTCTACAAAACTTTTCTGCACTTCAATTACTACCATAAAATTCTTCAGAAGATTTTCAGGAAGTGTGTCTTCGCCACCACTACGGGAATCGGCTATACTATCGGCAACGCGCCTTTTTTTGAATTTCAGGATGAAGAAAGTTCGGAGAAAACAATTGAAGGACTGGGCGGTTCGGAAACGCTGCGCGGATTCAAGCAAAGCCGTTTCGTTGCGCCCGTAATGGAATTTACGAATGTGGAATTCCGCACGCGCTTCTGGCAGTTGGATAAACTCAAACAGCATTTTTCCTTCAGCGCGGTTCCGTTTTTTGATGTAGGCGGTGTGTGGAATAGTTTGGATAGAATTTCTCATACGGAAAATTTTCGCTTCTCCGAAGGGCTTGGCCTGAGAATCGGATGGAATGAAAATACAACTTTGCGTTTTGACTTTGCCGTTTCAAAAGAAGACAAACAATTTTTCTTCGCATTGGTTCAACCTTTTTAA
- a CDS encoding T9SS type A sorting domain-containing protein: MWKFFFTTAPSAQSKAYNRFVGGMIALTLVIIALLVVFSFTAKAQTSQYASSVIGYSTQYSTPSWAAIQATGAPNVAGCADNANAWASATADGQREFLVLGFTTAQQVDQIIVYESYAAGAVDTVWLRNSSTGAWNNVWSTTAASAACPRSLTINITATTYSVDAIRIASNSPAVANWNEIDGVQISVTLPMTYTSSTTTQNNTALVGVNTTNNEVLGIQIVTSGSTSPLSATSFSLNTTGTTAPATDITNAKIWYTGTSNSFAATSQFGSTVLAPNGSFTFTGSQTLSTGTNYFWLSYDIPAGATVNNFIDGECTSLTVTTPHTPTVTAPAGNRQISPIAPPTFQCSTTNWGSCGTGPYKIDKPSCTTTNDLMIAHFTYVYNTGDAGITPPAGWTQIFLTNTSSSPTMTAFYKIATSSEPASYSFSGTSNGADQSMGILIYRGVDTSDPIESFGAAATSGTSHTTPCITATTDQAMIVALFGLAACNVCPTNYNCANSSGGGNTTNAWTPPAGMTERYDYGGVQNAGRAHSGNDVVQAAKGCVQKTATSYASASGVSAIIALRPSGVSNYYSTLYKGNDIEFMNVSQTSVSLNRPGTVKQNDLMAVHLSAANTVTGSGATPPAGWTLIRFDLEASGIGSWLYYKIAGVSEASTYTFSVSSGINLMGNIMAYSGINTTTPLQTSAGASVPSGTSYTTPSITTTSDSELVIAFYTSYQQTSFTPNANTNERYDYNNAQNHWKTISADDFILSPTGATGSVTATASSAAVGLAQIVAFNRNAGKVPGSCCGFITSSTLPIELISFSASCRDDKTVLLEWATATEINNDYFTIERSTDGKNFEAIGKIKGAGNSSAIRKYEFTDIEPPLSTAVAYYRLKQTDYDGKYEYFNSASVHCLPQDGFLIYPNPANDNVTIEINLSEETNLSITFLNLLGQNLLMRSEFISKGTHTLNFSLKEFPAGVYAVEIVSGKTKTYQRIIISK, encoded by the coding sequence ATGTGGAAATTCTTTTTTACAACGGCTCCCTCTGCGCAAAGTAAAGCGTACAACCGTTTTGTTGGCGGGATGATAGCGCTCACGCTTGTCATTATTGCTTTGCTTGTTGTGTTTTCTTTTACTGCTAAGGCGCAAACTTCCCAATATGCTTCTTCTGTAATAGGTTATTCCACCCAGTACTCTACTCCGAGTTGGGCAGCAATTCAAGCAACAGGCGCTCCAAATGTAGCCGGCTGTGCTGACAACGCAAATGCATGGGCAAGCGCTACGGCTGATGGTCAGCGGGAATTTTTAGTACTTGGATTTACAACTGCCCAGCAGGTTGACCAGATTATTGTTTACGAAAGTTATGCTGCGGGAGCAGTAGATACCGTATGGCTGAGAAACTCTTCAACGGGCGCATGGAATAATGTATGGAGCACTACGGCTGCATCAGCAGCATGCCCCCGTTCGCTCACTATTAATATTACCGCCACTACCTATAGTGTGGATGCTATCCGCATTGCATCCAATTCACCTGCTGTTGCAAACTGGAACGAAATAGATGGAGTGCAAATATCGGTAACCCTCCCTATGACTTATACTTCGAGCACCACTACGCAGAACAATACAGCATTGGTAGGAGTCAACACTACTAATAATGAAGTCCTCGGCATACAAATTGTAACTTCTGGAAGCACTTCACCGCTAAGTGCAACCAGTTTTTCTTTGAATACAACAGGAACCACTGCTCCCGCAACAGATATCACCAATGCAAAAATTTGGTATACCGGAACAAGCAATTCGTTTGCCGCTACTTCTCAATTCGGCTCCACAGTGCTTGCACCGAATGGTTCTTTTACCTTCACAGGAAGTCAAACATTATCTACAGGAACAAATTATTTCTGGCTCAGTTATGATATTCCCGCAGGAGCAACAGTAAATAATTTTATTGACGGAGAATGCACATCGCTTACCGTAACTACTCCACACACTCCCACTGTTACCGCTCCTGCCGGCAACAGACAAATTTCTCCGATAGCTCCGCCTACTTTTCAATGTTCAACAACCAACTGGGGAAGTTGCGGAACTGGTCCCTATAAAATTGACAAACCCTCGTGCACCACAACCAATGATTTGATGATTGCGCACTTCACTTATGTTTACAATACGGGCGATGCAGGCATTACTCCTCCTGCAGGATGGACGCAAATTTTTCTAACCAATACTTCTTCGTCTCCTACGATGACCGCTTTCTATAAAATTGCTACATCCTCAGAACCGGCTTCCTATTCTTTTTCCGGAACTTCAAACGGAGCCGACCAGAGCATGGGAATTTTAATTTACAGAGGCGTTGATACTTCTGACCCGATTGAATCCTTTGGCGCAGCAGCAACTTCGGGCACCAGCCACACTACGCCTTGCATCACCGCCACCACCGACCAGGCAATGATTGTTGCATTGTTTGGTTTGGCTGCCTGCAATGTTTGTCCTACCAATTACAACTGTGCAAACAGCAGCGGAGGAGGCAATACCACCAATGCATGGACTCCTCCTGCCGGAATGACGGAACGATACGATTATGGCGGAGTGCAAAATGCGGGAAGAGCGCATTCGGGAAATGATGTGGTGCAGGCAGCAAAAGGATGTGTTCAGAAAACAGCAACTTCCTACGCTTCTGCAAGTGGAGTATCTGCAATTATTGCTTTGCGCCCTTCCGGAGTGAGCAATTATTACAGCACACTTTACAAGGGAAACGATATTGAATTTATGAATGTATCGCAGACATCTGTTTCGCTCAACAGGCCGGGCACGGTAAAGCAAAATGATTTAATGGCGGTGCATCTTTCTGCTGCTAACACGGTAACCGGTTCGGGCGCAACTCCTCCGGCAGGATGGACATTGATTCGCTTTGACCTTGAAGCAAGCGGCATCGGCTCGTGGCTGTATTACAAAATTGCAGGTGTATCCGAAGCATCTACTTATACTTTTTCTGTTTCATCGGGAATAAATCTTATGGGAAATATTATGGCTTATTCGGGAATCAATACCACAACGCCTTTGCAAACCTCCGCAGGCGCATCGGTTCCTTCGGGAACTTCTTATACAACTCCATCCATCACCACTACTTCCGACAGCGAACTTGTAATTGCTTTCTACACCTCGTATCAACAAACTTCTTTCACGCCCAATGCAAATACGAATGAGCGCTATGATTACAATAATGCGCAGAACCATTGGAAAACAATTTCGGCAGATGATTTTATTTTATCTCCGACAGGAGCAACTGGTTCTGTAACTGCAACAGCATCTTCCGCTGCTGTGGGCTTGGCACAAATTGTTGCCTTCAACCGCAATGCCGGAAAAGTTCCGGGAAGTTGCTGCGGATTTATAACTTCATCCACGCTGCCGATTGAACTTATTTCTTTTTCTGCTTCGTGCAGAGATGACAAAACGGTTTTACTCGAATGGGCAACCGCAACAGAAATCAATAATGATTACTTCACCATTGAAAGAAGCACGGACGGAAAAAACTTTGAAGCGATTGGAAAAATAAAAGGAGCAGGTAATTCTTCCGCCATCCGCAAGTATGAATTCACCGATATTGAACCGCCACTATCTACTGCCGTTGCCTACTATAGATTAAAGCAAACCGATTACGATGGCAAGTATGAATATTTTAATTCTGCTTCTGTTCACTGTCTGCCTCAGGATGGATTTCTGATTTATCCCAATCCGGCAAATGATAATGTAACGATAGAAATTAATTTATCAGAAGAAACAAATCTCAGCATTACTTTCTTAAATTTACTTGGACAAAATCTTTTAATGCGCTCTGAATTTATTTCAAAGGGAACGCATACACTTAATTTTTCTTTGAAAGAATTTCCGGCAGGAGTTTATGCGGTTGAAATTGTTAGCGGAAAAACAAAAACATACCAGCGAATAATCATTTCTAAATAA
- a CDS encoding T9SS type A sorting domain-containing protein, which produces MKKILLPFAICSLIGFNPLGTSYLLFSQPIVSIGHTSNFAGASASSVTITKPSGVQQNDFLLAHVSGRVISGFALLPPSNGWTLIRKLNTGSQFGSYCFYKIASASEPSTYTFTDSTGAMLYDKLGVISVWRGVDIISPINAEGDTIVNGSPHSAPSIITTVDSCMIVTLFSDGSGSTWTPPSGMTEEYDTAAAQSSWVSDACDYVLQPSMGSTGIKTATPSSNSLATAFIIALQPPSSPTNVSALSFNADVQIFPNPTSGVFQVRSEKLEVRSIEIYNVYGERVYSWNSGLVDSGKTNPPIHQSTIDLSEAPSGIYFLQLKTSEGIANKKIIISAE; this is translated from the coding sequence ATGAAGAAAATTTTACTCCCATTTGCCATCTGCTCTCTTATTGGTTTCAATCCCCTCGGGACATCTTACCTGCTTTTTTCCCAGCCCATCGTTTCCATCGGGCATACTTCCAATTTTGCGGGCGCATCGGCTTCTTCGGTAACTATTACTAAGCCATCGGGTGTACAACAAAATGATTTTCTGCTCGCGCATGTTTCGGGAAGAGTGATTTCGGGTTTTGCTTTGCTTCCGCCATCAAACGGCTGGACATTGATTCGCAAACTAAACACCGGCTCGCAGTTCGGCTCGTATTGTTTTTACAAAATTGCTTCTGCTTCAGAGCCGTCAACTTATACTTTCACGGATTCAACAGGCGCGATGCTCTATGATAAACTCGGAGTGATTTCCGTCTGGCGAGGAGTGGATATTATTTCTCCGATTAATGCAGAAGGCGATACCATCGTGAATGGTTCTCCGCACAGCGCGCCCTCCATTATCACCACTGTTGACTCGTGCATGATTGTTACTTTATTTTCGGATGGAAGCGGAAGCACCTGGACTCCGCCTTCGGGAATGACGGAAGAATATGATACTGCCGCAGCGCAAAGCAGTTGGGTGAGCGATGCGTGCGATTATGTATTGCAGCCCTCCATGGGAAGCACAGGAATAAAAACAGCAACGCCTTCTTCTAATTCTCTCGCCACTGCATTCATCATTGCGCTTCAGCCGCCAAGTTCTCCCACAAATGTTTCGGCTCTTTCTTTCAATGCGGATGTTCAGATATTTCCTAATCCCACGAGCGGGGTTTTTCAAGTGAGAAGTGAGAAGTTAGAAGTGAGAAGTATTGAAATCTATAATGTGTATGGAGAAAGAGTGTATTCGTGGAATAGTGGATTAGTAGATTCGGGAAAAACCAATCCACCAATTCACCAATCTACTATTGACTTAAGCGAAGCGCCCAGCGGAATTTATTTTCTGCAACTTAAAACAAGCGAAGGCATTGCAAACAAAAAAATAATCATCTCCGCAGAATGA
- a CDS encoding T9SS type A sorting domain-containing protein, translating to MKKLYSLLLVLPAFVCVQAQNGLGIYKMPAGYTINQVRFKNALAVDKNNNEWIAFKSIGAAKFDGTNWTVYSKSNSGIPSDTVNALAVDAGNSIWLGTNAGVAKFNGSNWTVYNKSNSGIASDTVIAVAVNGNSVYAGTRRGVSVFNGSSWTTYSVSNSGIVGDTVNAIEFAGSSVYFGTTRGLSQLSGSNWTTYNASNSGLKNNIILSFYYDGSNLWFGTNGGIHQYSGGIITPLDSLYSIAPFQFPAGISITKGFQGGILFDWDGVNLAEFIPSSAQLKIYYLPNTFSSGAASRLFQKDASGVLWFVNRIGADTNRVKLFSFDFSNYVTPAPGCYTITPDNLKLLDINQVSAAVLNRGDLHWNPMQQSHGLYEVPKGSGTDAVYASAIWFGGLDSGGQLHLSGQEYRNAGCDLYPGPIGVSNPSAYDKIWKLDRYKVEEFKYYWAKGDVQNGTYIPDQSILTWPAINDTSYAPFVDINANGIYDPLTGGDYPKIKGDQCLYFIMNDSGVHGETGCLPMNVEIHAMAYAFTCPQLADSEQTLNYTTLYHYEFFNKSANVYNKTYFGYWQDVDLGCATNDYVGCYPAGNYGYYYNGDSIDLSCSGELGYGYPPPPILSTVILNGALADANDSIDNDNDGTIDEAGEKNLMTDYSYFINGAAYPMRDPASCVEFYNYMESRWEDSTAFTYGGNGYNGGSGTPTRFVFPSFPWDTGWSEVTAGNTPGDRRGLIGSGPFTFNPAQRVDYDFAIVWTRDTTLPFMSKAIFDKNLRDTKKIQEWFAKDSFPSCLNLSNLGIQETSNSADDILIYPNPSEGKFTIYNSKLNVERIEIYNLLGEKIYSSTPNAKLQTINLSAASGIYFLTIKTEQGTANKKIIISAE from the coding sequence ATGAAAAAACTTTACTCTCTTCTCCTCGTCCTGCCCGCCTTTGTTTGTGTTCAGGCACAAAATGGATTGGGCATTTACAAAATGCCGGCCGGCTACACCATCAATCAGGTCCGGTTTAAAAATGCACTTGCCGTTGACAAGAATAACAATGAGTGGATTGCTTTCAAAAGCATTGGTGCTGCAAAGTTTGACGGAACCAACTGGACAGTGTACAGTAAAAGCAATTCCGGCATTCCATCTGATACCGTAAATGCGCTGGCGGTAGATGCAGGCAATTCAATATGGCTCGGAACAAATGCAGGCGTGGCAAAATTTAATGGCAGCAACTGGACGGTTTACAACAAAAGCAATTCGGGTATTGCAAGCGATACGGTGATTGCCGTTGCTGTGAACGGAAATTCTGTTTATGCAGGAACACGCAGAGGAGTTTCTGTTTTTAATGGCAGCAGTTGGACTACTTATTCCGTTTCCAATTCCGGCATTGTAGGCGATACAGTGAATGCAATTGAGTTTGCAGGAAGTTCAGTTTATTTTGGAACAACGCGCGGGCTTTCCCAACTTTCGGGCAGCAACTGGACGACTTACAATGCTTCCAATTCGGGATTGAAAAATAATATCATTCTTTCTTTTTATTACGATGGAAGCAACTTGTGGTTTGGCACAAACGGAGGCATTCATCAATATTCCGGAGGCATTATCACTCCGCTTGATTCCTTGTATTCTATTGCCCCTTTTCAATTCCCCGCAGGAATTTCTATTACCAAAGGTTTCCAGGGCGGAATTTTATTTGACTGGGACGGAGTTAACCTTGCTGAATTTATTCCTTCTTCAGCGCAGTTAAAAATTTATTATTTGCCAAATACATTTTCTTCCGGTGCGGCATCGCGGTTGTTTCAAAAAGACGCTTCAGGCGTTCTTTGGTTTGTGAATCGAATCGGAGCCGATACCAACAGGGTTAAATTATTCTCTTTCGATTTTTCAAATTATGTTACGCCTGCTCCGGGCTGCTACACTATTACTCCCGATAATTTAAAACTGCTCGACATTAATCAAGTGAGCGCAGCCGTTCTGAACCGCGGTGACCTGCACTGGAATCCAATGCAACAATCTCACGGGTTATATGAAGTTCCCAAAGGGAGCGGTACGGATGCAGTATATGCTTCCGCAATATGGTTTGGCGGGCTTGATTCAGGAGGGCAACTGCATTTATCGGGACAGGAATACAGAAACGCGGGCTGCGATTTATACCCGGGACCCATCGGTGTTTCCAATCCTTCCGCGTATGATAAAATCTGGAAGTTAGACAGGTACAAAGTAGAAGAGTTCAAATATTACTGGGCGAAAGGCGATGTGCAGAACGGAACTTACATACCTGACCAAAGCATTTTAACCTGGCCCGCCATTAACGATACGAGTTACGCGCCTTTTGTAGATATAAACGCAAACGGAATTTATGACCCGCTCACCGGTGGCGATTATCCGAAAATAAAAGGCGACCAGTGCCTCTATTTTATTATGAACGACAGCGGAGTGCATGGCGAAACCGGTTGTTTGCCTATGAATGTGGAGATTCATGCTATGGCGTATGCTTTCACCTGCCCGCAACTTGCAGACAGCGAGCAAACACTCAACTATACTACGTTATATCACTATGAGTTTTTTAATAAGAGCGCGAACGTATATAATAAAACTTATTTCGGTTATTGGCAGGATGTGGATTTGGGTTGCGCCACCAATGATTATGTGGGCTGTTATCCTGCGGGAAACTATGGTTACTATTATAATGGCGATTCGATAGACCTTTCATGCTCGGGAGAATTAGGCTATGGCTATCCTCCTCCTCCAATACTCAGCACTGTAATTTTAAACGGTGCATTGGCAGATGCTAACGACAGCATTGACAATGACAATGACGGAACCATTGATGAAGCGGGAGAAAAAAACCTGATGACAGATTACTCCTATTTTATTAATGGGGCTGCGTATCCTATGCGTGACCCTGCAAGTTGTGTGGAATTTTATAATTATATGGAATCCCGATGGGAAGACAGTACTGCTTTTACCTATGGAGGCAATGGTTATAATGGCGGCAGCGGCACACCAACCCGTTTTGTTTTTCCTTCTTTTCCCTGGGACACCGGCTGGTCGGAAGTTACAGCAGGCAATACGCCCGGTGACCGCAGGGGTTTAATCGGCTCCGGTCCGTTTACATTTAACCCAGCGCAAAGAGTGGATTATGACTTTGCGATTGTATGGACGCGCGATACCACGCTGCCGTTTATGTCAAAAGCAATCTTTGATAAAAACCTGCGCGATACAAAAAAAATACAGGAGTGGTTTGCGAAAGATAGTTTTCCTTCCTGCCTTAACCTGAGCAATCTCGGAATTCAGGAAACAAGCAATAGCGCAGATGATATTTTAATTTACCCGAATCCGTCTGAGGGAAAGTTCACGATTTACAATTCAAAGCTGAATGTTGAGAGAATAGAGATTTATAATTTGTTGGGAGAAAAAATTTATTCTTCAACTCCGAACGCTAAACTCCAAACCATAAACCTGAGCGCAGCGAGTGGAATTTATTTCCTCACTATAAAAACTGAGCAAGGAACAGCAAATAAAAAAATAATCATCTCCGCAGAATGA